One window of the Pyxicephalus adspersus chromosome 5, UCB_Pads_2.0, whole genome shotgun sequence genome contains the following:
- the KIAA1143 gene encoding uncharacterized protein KIAA1143 homolog yields the protein MSKKNRVSYVKPAEPSFLTKFKKDIGYREGPTVDTKRQELPTVANDSDGSDQEDEQPQVVVLRKGDLSEEEVMKIKEQIKGNAKDDDSISADGKILFRKPVKRITDSGVNATSTKKKKSEENQESSSSKSSQKPIRNSSLLSFDEEDED from the exons ATGAGTAAAAAGAATCGAGTGTCCTATGTGAAGCCTGCTGAGCCCTCCTTCTTGACAAAGTTTAAGAAAGATATTGGATACAGAGAAGGTCCGACAGTAGATACAAAG CGGCAGGAACTTCCTACCGTAGCAAATGACAGTGATGGCAGTGACCAGGAGGATGAACAGCCACAAGTTGTAGTGCTTAGGAAAGGTGACCTTTCAGAAGAGGAGGTTATGAAAATTAAAGAACAAATTAAAGGAAATGCTAAAG ATGATGATTCAATCTCTGCAGATGGAAAGATCCTGTTCAGAAAGCCAGTTAAACGCATCACTGATTCTGGTGTAAATGCGACTTCTACCAAGAAAAAGAAGTCAGAAGAAAACCAGGAATCTTCATCTAGCAAATCCAGCCAGAAACCCATTCGTAATAGTAGTTTACTGTCTTTTGATGAGGAAGATGAAGATTAA